A stretch of Chionomys nivalis chromosome 2, mChiNiv1.1, whole genome shotgun sequence DNA encodes these proteins:
- the LOC130868346 gene encoding vomeronasal type-1 receptor 4-like: MACRDVAMGIVLLTQTALGILGNSVLLSCFIIADFSGIRAKPTDLIVKHLTWANLIVLCKGIPQSTTAFSQNYYLDYVSCKLTLYFHRVARGVSLGSTSLLSVFQAITISPSNSKLAQLKVRAPKFIGPSLGLCWAIQLLVYVFIPVYTTGIWGLRNVTVIRDFGFCVVINSGRLMNTLLAILLTSNDVIFLGLMMLASGYMVYILLKHKKRMQHILKPRSPRSSSPETRATQSILTLVSCFVFFYVISIVITSYLSVLEETTRWLSNTGVAMAACFPAFCPFLLIRHYASFFWLCCTCSHQTTHCACVFREL; this comes from the coding sequence ATGGCCTGCAGAGACGTGGCTATGGGGATCGTCTTATTGACCCAGACGGCACTGGGAATTCTGGGGAACTCAGTCTTACTTTCTTGTTTTATCATTGCTGATTTCTCTGGAATCAGGGCAAAGCCCACAGACCTGATTGTCAAACACCTAACCTGGGCCAACTTGATAGTTCTTTGCAAAGGAATCCCTCAGTCAACAACTGCTTTTAGTCAAAATTACTATCTAGATTATGTTTCATGTAAGCTTACCTTATATTTTCATAGAGTTGCCAGAGGAGTATCCCTTGGCTCCACATCCCTGCTGAGTGTCTTTCAGGCCATCACCATCAGCCCCTCTAATTCCAAATTGGCACAGCTCAAGGTCAGAGCCCCCAAGTTCATTGGTCCTTCCCTAGGCCTGTGCTGGGCCATCCAACTGTTGGTATATGTCTTCATTCCTGTATACACAACTGGCATTTGGGGTTTAAGAAATGTTACCGTGATAAGAGATTTTGGCTTTTGTGTTGTTATAAATTCTGGAAGACTAATGAACACACTTTTAGCAATTCTATTGACATccaatgatgtcatttttttggGACTCATGATGTTGGCTAGTGGCTATATGGTATATATCCTGCTCAAACATAAGAAGAGGATGCAACACATCCTCAAACCCCGGTCTCCTAGGTCATCATCTCCTGAGACCAGAGCCACCCAAAGCATCCTCACCTTAgtgagctgttttgtttttttctatgtaaTCTCTATTGTGATTACATCTTACTTGTCTGTCCTTGAAGAAACCACTAGGTGGCTGTCTAACACTGGTGTAGCCATGGCTGCGTGTTTCCCAGCATTTTGCCCCTTTCTGCTGATCAGACACTATGCTTCCTTTTTCTGGCTCTGCTGTACCTGTTCTCATCAGACAACACACTGTGCTTGTGTTTTCAGAGAGCTCTAA